The sequence TTCGAGCCGCCGCCGGCGAGCAGGCGCAGCACCTCGGCTTCGCGGGCGGTCAGCCCGGCCGGGAAGGACACCCGGCGGCGGGCGGAGTGCCCGGCCGCGAGCAGCACGGCTTCGACGGCGTGCGCGTCCAGCCGGGCTTCGCGCGCGTGCCGGCGCAGGATTTCCGCGGCGTCGACCGCGTCGCGGGCCGGCCGGTGCGGGCGTGGCTCGCGCAGCGCGTGGTAGACGTCGGCGGCGGCCAGCAGGCGCGCGCACGGCGTGAGCGCGGCGCCGCCCGCGCCGAGCGGGTAGCCGGAGCCGTCGAGCCGCTCGTGGTGCGCCGCTGCGACGGCGGCGACGTCCTCCAAACCCTTTACGCGGTGCAGGATCCGGCCGGTCAGGTAGGGGTGCAGCCGGATCCGCTCGCGGTCGGCTTCCGACAGCGGGCCGGGCTTTTCCCAGACGCTGTTGGGCACGCCCAGCCGGCCGAGGTCGTGCACGAGCCCGGCCCGCCGGACGAGCCGGGTGTCCGCTTCGGACAGTCCCGCGCGCCGGGCCGCTTCGGCGGCGAGCTCGGCCACGCCGCGCGAATGCCCGATGGCGAACGGGCACTTGAGGTCGGCGAAGTCGCCGATCGCGGTGAGCAGCTCGTCCAGCTCCGGCTCGGTGAGCGTCCGGTCGCGGTCCGGGGCCTGCTCGAGCGCGGCCGTCCAGACGTCTTCGTCGAGCAGCCCGCCGAGGATTTCCGGGGCCGCGGCGGTGAACGCGGCCACGACGGCGGGGTCGAACTGGCTGCCGCGACGGGCTCCGGCCATCGCGACGGCGGCGTCCGGCCCGCCGCGGCGCAGGTGCACCTCGGCGACTTCGGCGAGGTGCACCACGCGCATCTCGATCGGCAGCTGGTCGCCGCGCGCGCCGGCGGGCAGGCCGCTGCCGTCCCAGCGCTCGAACGTGCACGTCAGCGCGTCGCGGACGGCGTCGCCCAGCCCCAGCCGGTCGGCCAGGCGGGCGGCCGAGGTGCAGTGGGAGTGGATCAGCGCCGCCATGTGCCCGCGGACCCCGGCGAGGAACACGGTGGCGAGCACGCCGCGCGCGAGCGGGGCCTTGTCCCGCCCGGCGTGGGCGGCCAGCAGCCGCAGGAACGGCAGGCCGGTCCAGTTCACCCGGTAGGTGGCGGCGCGGAAGGCGATGTCGTCGCCGAACCAGCGGGCCAGCTCGTGCGAGTCGGCGTGGCAGCCGATCCAGGCGACGAGCGTGGCGTAGAAGGTCGTCGCGCGCTGCTCTTCGTCGAGGCCGAGCCGGTCGGCGAGCCGGGTCGCGAGCAGCGCGGACCGCAGCATGTGCTCCATCGGCTGGCCCAGCCCCAGGTCGATGGCGAGCGACAGGGCGGCGAGCACTTCGGCCCGGCTCGGCTGGACGGCCATGGTCACCGCCTCGTTCGTGGGACCTCGTCGCGCCAGCGTACGTTTTTGTCGGACCCCGCGGGTAGCTTCCGGGTCATGGTGCTGACCAAGGAGGAACGCGAAGAATTTTTGGCGCAACCGCACGTCGGAGCGCTGTCGGTGGTCGAGCGGCCGGACCGGGCACCGCTCGTGGTGCCCATCTGGTACCAGTACGAACCCGGCGGCGAGCTGTGGGTGCGCACGGGCCCCGAAGCGCGCAAGACGCGGGCGATCCTCGCCGCGGGCAGGTTCAGCCTGCTGGCGCAGCGGACGTCGCCGACGGTCCGGTACGTCTCGGTGGAGGGACCGGTGACGAGGACCGAGCCGGATTCCGACGAACGGTCCCTGGAGATGGCGTCCCGGTACCTGCCGTCGGGCGCGGCCGAAGAGTTCGTCGCCTACGAGAGGAAGGAGCTGGGCGAGCACATCACGGTGTTCCTGCGCCCCGAGCACTGGCTGTCGGCCGACCTGGGGCCGGGCTGACGGTTCGGCCGAACGTGCGACTTCCGTAACGGCCCGGTCGCTCTCGGGGACTGACCCTTCGGTGACCCGACGAGCGGAGGCCGTGGATGCGGATCGACCTGTTCAACGAGATCCAGAACCCCCGCCCGTGGCCGGAAGGGCACGAGCAGCTGCGGTTCCGCCAGGCGATCGAACAGGCCGTCCTGGCCGACGAGCTCGGGTACGGCTGCTGGTGGCAGGTCGAGCACCACGGTGCGGGGGAGTTCAGCCTCTCCTCGGCGCCGGAGCTGATGCTGGCCGCGCTTTCCCAGCGCACCAGCCGGATCCGGCTCGGCCACTCCGCCGTGCTCGCACCGGGCCGGTTCAACCACCCGATCCGCGTCGCCGAACGCGCGGCGACGCTCGACCACCTCAGCGGCGGCCGGGTCGAGCTGGGCCTGACCCGCTCGACGATCCCGGAGTGGCGCCTGTTCGGCATCGAGCCGGCCGAGGCCCGCGCCCAGACGCGGCAGGCGTTCGAGATGGTGCCGAAGATGTGGACGTCGGAGCGGTTCTCCCACGAGAGCGACGACTACCGGATCGACGACGTGCCGATCGGGCCCAAGCCGCTGCAGCGGCCGCACCCGCCGCTCTGGCAGGCGGCGGCGAGCCCGGCGTCGTTCGAGGAGGCGGGCCGGCGCGGGGTGGGCGTGCTGGGCACGACGATGTGGGAGTCGCTGGACCGCGCGGGCCGCCTGATCGGCCTCTACCGCGCGGCGGCCGAGGCGTGCACGGAGCCGGTCGGCGCGTACGTCAACAACCAGGTCGGCTTCTTCACGTTCGTCCACTGCGCGGACACCGACGAGGAGGCGATGCGGAACGGCGCCGCGGCGGCCGCCGCCTGGTACACGGTGACGGCGCTGACGTTCTTCGAAGCGGCGACGGAGTTCGTGCGCCAGAACGCCCGCAACGAGGAGCTGCTGTCCGCCCCGGACGGCGGCGGCCTGACGGGCGAGTTCCTGCGCGGCGAGGCGGCGGACACCCCGTCGGAGGCGAACCTGCTGATCGCCCGGATCCTGCAGGGCGAGCGGGTCGCCGACGACGAGGTGTTCGAGGTGCTGAGCGCGCAGGACTCGCTGATCGTGGGCAGCCCGGAGACGTGCCGCAAGAAGCTGCGCGCGTACGCGGAGCTGGGCATCGACCGGATGATGTGCCTCCAGCAGATCGGCGGCATCCCGCACGACAAGGTGCTGAAGAGCATCCGCTTGATCGGGGAGCTGATCCCCGACCTGGCCTGAAATCCGTGAATGCCACATTCACGGACACTATGTCCCTCA is a genomic window of Amycolatopsis lexingtonensis containing:
- a CDS encoding pyridoxamine 5'-phosphate oxidase family protein, with translation MVLTKEEREEFLAQPHVGALSVVERPDRAPLVVPIWYQYEPGGELWVRTGPEARKTRAILAAGRFSLLAQRTSPTVRYVSVEGPVTRTEPDSDERSLEMASRYLPSGAAEEFVAYERKELGEHITVFLRPEHWLSADLGPG
- a CDS encoding LLM class flavin-dependent oxidoreductase, giving the protein MRIDLFNEIQNPRPWPEGHEQLRFRQAIEQAVLADELGYGCWWQVEHHGAGEFSLSSAPELMLAALSQRTSRIRLGHSAVLAPGRFNHPIRVAERAATLDHLSGGRVELGLTRSTIPEWRLFGIEPAEARAQTRQAFEMVPKMWTSERFSHESDDYRIDDVPIGPKPLQRPHPPLWQAAASPASFEEAGRRGVGVLGTTMWESLDRAGRLIGLYRAAAEACTEPVGAYVNNQVGFFTFVHCADTDEEAMRNGAAAAAAWYTVTALTFFEAATEFVRQNARNEELLSAPDGGGLTGEFLRGEAADTPSEANLLIARILQGERVADDEVFEVLSAQDSLIVGSPETCRKKLRAYAELGIDRMMCLQQIGGIPHDKVLKSIRLIGELIPDLA
- a CDS encoding HD domain-containing phosphohydrolase, whose translation is MAVQPSRAEVLAALSLAIDLGLGQPMEHMLRSALLATRLADRLGLDEEQRATTFYATLVAWIGCHADSHELARWFGDDIAFRAATYRVNWTGLPFLRLLAAHAGRDKAPLARGVLATVFLAGVRGHMAALIHSHCTSAARLADRLGLGDAVRDALTCTFERWDGSGLPAGARGDQLPIEMRVVHLAEVAEVHLRRGGPDAAVAMAGARRGSQFDPAVVAAFTAAAPEILGGLLDEDVWTAALEQAPDRDRTLTEPELDELLTAIGDFADLKCPFAIGHSRGVAELAAEAARRAGLSEADTRLVRRAGLVHDLGRLGVPNSVWEKPGPLSEADRERIRLHPYLTGRILHRVKGLEDVAAVAAAHHERLDGSGYPLGAGGAALTPCARLLAAADVYHALREPRPHRPARDAVDAAEILRRHAREARLDAHAVEAVLLAAGHSARRRVSFPAGLTAREAEVLRLLAGGGSNREIARTLSISEKTVRNHVEHIYAKADVTNRTGAGLFALEHGITSTFPAAGR